The following proteins are co-located in the Solanum pennellii chromosome 1, SPENNV200 genome:
- the LOC107028069 gene encoding NADH dehydrogenase [ubiquinone] 1 beta subcomplex subunit 3-B: protein MGKPLGTTGEFFRRRDEWRKHPMLSNQFRHAFPGLGIAVVAFSIYCVGEFAYNKMSTPSHSTSSAAASHSH, encoded by the coding sequence ATGGGGAAGCCATTGGGAACCACCGGAGAGTTTTTCAGGAGAAGGGACGAGTGGAGGAAGCATCCTATGTTGTCCAATCAGTTCCGCCACGCTTTCCCTGGTCTTGGCATCGCAGTTGTAGCCTTCAGCATCTATTGTGTCGGCGAATTTGCCTATAACAAGATGTCTACTCCTTCTCACTCCACCTCTTCCGCCGCTGCTTCTCACTCTCACTGA
- the LOC107001352 gene encoding 2-C-methyl-D-erythritol 4-phosphate cytidylyltransferase, chloroplastic, giving the protein MSTLQLGIILSSSSPMFLASNSHIPKNVLPSISLFPTYFVKNPCRRTYSHADPRRGLFKISCSSTSENLNKESDVVVVEEKSVSVILLAGGKGKRMGASMPKQYLPLLGQPIALYSFYTFSKMPQVKEIIVVCDPSYQDIFEDAKEYIQVDLKFALPGKERQDSVYSGLQEVDSNSKLACIHDSARPLVQIEDVEKVLKDGWLVGAAVLGVPAKATIKEANSESFVVKTLDRKTLWEMQTPQIIKPELLKKGFELVNREGLEVTDDVSIVEHLKHPVYITEGSYTNIKVTTPDDLLLAERILNIEES; this is encoded by the exons ATGTCTACTCTTCAATTGGGTATCATCCTTTCATCTTCCTCTCCAATGTTCTTGGCAAGTAATTCTCATATACCCAAGAATGTATTGCCTTCTATCTCACTTTTCCCCACCTACTTTGTAAAGAATCCCTGCAGAAGAACCTACAGTCATGCTGACCCAAGAAGGGGTCTTTTCAAGATTTCTTGTTCTTCCACCTCAGAAAATCTTAACAAG GAGTCAGATGTAGTGGTGGTGGAGGAGAAAAGTGTTTCTGTGATTCTTCTTGCTGGAGGAAAGGGGAAAAGAATGGGT GCAAGCATGCCAAAGCAGTATCTTCCACTTCTAGGCCAGCCAATTGCATTGTACAG TTTCTACACTTTCTCCAAGATGCCTCAGGTGAAGGAAATTATTGTTGTATGTGATCCTTCTTATCAAGACATTTTTGAAG atgcCAAAGAGTATATCCAAGTTGACTTAAAATTTGCATTGCCTGGGAAGGAAAGACAAGATTCTGTATACAGCGGACTTCAG GAAGTTGATTCAAATTCCAAACTCGCATGCATCCATGACTCTGCAAGACCTCTTGTACAAATTGAAGATGTAGAAAAG GTCCTGAAGGATGGTTGGCTGGTTGGAGCAGCAGTTCTTGGCGTTCCTGCCAAAGCTACAATCAAAGAG GCAAACAGTGAATCTTTCGTTGTGAAGACTCTTGACAGGAAAACACTTTGGGAAATGCAGACACCTCAG ATAATCAAGCCTGAGTTGCTTAAGAAGGGTTTCGAGCTTGTCAACAG GGAAGGACTTGAAGTAACAGATGATGTATCAATAGTGGAGCACCTTAAACATCCAGTATATATTACTGAAGGCTCTTACACTAACATAAAG GTTACAACGCCTGATGATTTGCTTCTTGCAGAAAGAATATTGAACATTGAAGAATCTTAG